From Microbacterium sp. YJN-G, a single genomic window includes:
- a CDS encoding ATP-dependent DNA ligase: MAASGRVVQVDGRRLRVTNLDKVVYPETGTTKGEILAYYSRVAPVMLPHLRGRPVTRKRWVDGVGTAEHPAESFFTKQLEQGAPDWVRRMPIEHSDGPKDYPLADDVATLVWFAQIAALELHVPQWRFTHFGGRGRPDRLVLDLDPGPGVGLPECAEIARVARGILTGMGLEPLPVTSGSKGIHLYARLPTTDDGTGRQTSDEVSAVAKELARLIEADHPDLATHVMAKSARGGRVFIDWSQNSASKTTIAPYSLRGRARPWVAAPRTWEELDDPGLRHLEFAEVLDRVDAGIDPFAALAPPSPALAAYLAKRDAAKTPEPMPSTAYVGSGGAPRFVIQEHHASRLHYDLRIERDGVLFSWAVPKGVPETTERNHLAVMTEPHPMEYLTFEGEIPRGEYGAGSMTVWDTGTVALEKWRDDEVIGTFTGQPGGRLGAARLALIRTEGEGEKSQWLLHRMKDPAARPVPERPSSRPVPERPSSRTVRERPSSRSAPSGAEEHESAVPPPRIEPMLAEAGTPALARSLGPSPWAEVKWDGIRAIGTWQTTASGGRFTLHTRNGNDVTARYPELTADGAPHLPATGAVVDGEIVAFDAQGRPSFARLQQRMHLTRGRDIEREVVRTPIVYLLFDLLHLDGHDLTRVPLRERRELLEQLAAGLDAPVQVPPVFEDLDAALELSRQHGLEGVVAKDPRSSYRPGRRSSSWLKLKNTRTQEVVIVGIRPGQGNRREGIGSLLLAVPGDDGALAYVGRVGTGFSDRMLRDLAEQLEPLRTMKPALEVPPPDASDALWVRPELVGEVEFANWSPGGILRHSRWRGLRPDKSPGDVRREP; the protein is encoded by the coding sequence ATGGCAGCGAGCGGGCGGGTCGTGCAGGTCGACGGCCGTCGCCTGCGCGTCACGAACCTCGACAAGGTCGTCTACCCCGAGACCGGCACCACCAAGGGCGAGATCCTCGCCTACTACTCGCGCGTCGCCCCGGTGATGCTGCCGCATCTGCGGGGACGACCGGTGACCCGCAAGCGCTGGGTGGACGGCGTCGGCACGGCAGAGCATCCCGCCGAGAGCTTCTTCACCAAGCAGCTCGAGCAGGGCGCCCCCGACTGGGTGCGACGGATGCCGATCGAGCACTCCGACGGCCCGAAGGACTATCCGCTCGCCGATGACGTCGCCACCCTGGTGTGGTTCGCGCAGATCGCCGCGCTCGAGCTGCACGTGCCGCAGTGGCGGTTCACGCATTTCGGCGGGCGGGGACGGCCAGACCGCCTGGTGCTCGACCTGGATCCAGGCCCCGGTGTGGGCTTGCCCGAGTGCGCGGAGATCGCGCGGGTCGCGCGCGGCATCCTGACCGGTATGGGACTGGAACCGCTGCCGGTGACCAGCGGCAGCAAGGGTATCCATCTGTACGCGAGGCTGCCCACCACCGATGACGGCACCGGGCGCCAGACCAGCGACGAGGTCTCGGCGGTCGCGAAGGAGCTGGCCCGGCTGATCGAGGCCGACCATCCCGACCTCGCCACGCACGTCATGGCCAAGTCCGCCCGCGGCGGCCGGGTGTTCATCGACTGGAGTCAGAACAGCGCCTCGAAGACGACGATCGCGCCGTACTCGCTGCGCGGACGCGCCCGTCCGTGGGTCGCCGCCCCGCGCACCTGGGAGGAGCTCGACGACCCCGGCCTGCGGCATCTCGAGTTCGCCGAGGTGCTCGACCGGGTGGACGCCGGGATCGATCCGTTCGCGGCGCTCGCGCCGCCCAGCCCGGCGCTTGCCGCCTACCTCGCCAAACGGGATGCCGCGAAGACCCCCGAACCGATGCCGAGCACGGCATACGTCGGTTCGGGCGGGGCGCCGCGCTTCGTCATCCAGGAGCATCACGCCAGCCGCCTGCACTACGACCTGCGCATCGAGCGCGACGGGGTGCTGTTCAGCTGGGCGGTGCCCAAGGGCGTGCCCGAGACGACCGAGCGCAACCATCTCGCGGTGATGACGGAGCCGCATCCGATGGAGTACCTCACGTTCGAGGGTGAGATCCCGCGCGGCGAGTACGGCGCGGGTTCGATGACGGTGTGGGACACCGGCACCGTCGCGCTGGAGAAATGGCGCGATGACGAGGTCATCGGCACCTTCACGGGACAACCGGGCGGGCGGCTGGGCGCGGCACGTCTCGCGCTGATCCGCACCGAGGGCGAGGGTGAGAAGTCGCAGTGGCTGCTGCACCGCATGAAGGATCCGGCCGCTCGCCCGGTTCCTGAGCGCCCTTCGTCTCGCCCGGTTCCTGAGCGCCCTTCGTCTCGCACGGTTCGGGAGCGCCCTTCGTCTCGCTCCGCTCCCTCAGGAGCCGAGGAGCACGAAAGCGCCGTGCCGCCACCGCGGATCGAGCCGATGCTCGCCGAGGCGGGCACGCCGGCGCTCGCCCGATCGCTGGGCCCCTCCCCCTGGGCCGAGGTCAAGTGGGACGGCATCCGCGCCATCGGCACCTGGCAGACCACAGCATCCGGCGGCCGGTTCACGCTGCACACCCGCAACGGCAACGACGTCACCGCCCGGTACCCCGAGCTCACCGCCGACGGCGCTCCGCACCTGCCCGCGACCGGAGCCGTCGTCGACGGCGAGATCGTCGCCTTCGACGCGCAGGGGCGGCCGAGCTTCGCGCGGCTGCAGCAGCGCATGCACCTCACTCGCGGGCGCGACATCGAGCGTGAGGTGGTGCGTACCCCGATCGTCTACCTGCTCTTCGACCTGCTGCACCTCGACGGCCACGACCTCACCCGCGTGCCGCTGCGCGAGCGTCGCGAGCTGCTCGAGCAGCTCGCCGCCGGCCTCGACGCGCCGGTGCAGGTGCCGCCGGTGTTCGAGGATCTGGATGCCGCTCTGGAGCTGAGCCGGCAGCACGGGCTCGAGGGCGTCGTCGCCAAGGACCCCCGCTCGTCATACCGTCCCGGTCGTCGCTCGTCGTCCTGGCTGAAGCTGAAGAACACGCGCACGCAGGAGGTCGTGATCGTCGGCATCCGGCCCGGTCAGGGCAACCGGCGCGAGGGCATCGGCTCGCTGCTGCTCGCCGTGCCCGGTGACGACGGCGCACTCGCCTACGTCGGGCGCGTCGGCACCGGATTCAGCGATCGGATGCTGCGCGACCTGGCCGAACAGCTCGAACCGCTGCGGACGATGAAACCCGCGCTGGAGGTACCGCCCCCCGACGCTTCCGACGCGCTGTGGGTGCGTCCGGAACTGGTGGGCGAGGTCGAGTTCGCGAACTGGTCGCCCGGCGGCATCCTGCGGCATTCCCGCTGGCGCGGACTGCGCCCCGACAAGTCCCCCGGCGACGTGCGCCGCGAGCCCTGA
- a CDS encoding Ku protein — protein sequence MRSIWKGAVTFGLVNVPVKVYSATEDHDVSLHQVHDEDGGRIRYQRTCEVCGQTVAYADIDRAYVDDDGQTVVLTKDDLAALPAEKSREIDVVEFVPSDQIDLLTLDRPYYLEPDSKSPKAYVLLRKTLEQTDRTAIVRFTLRQKTRLAALRVRGDVLVLQTLLWADEVREAAFPALDEDVKVSAKELELSASLVESYSSDFDPEEYIDEYQKELRTLIEAKIEAGETFDVAETFAEEGEGAGGEVIDLMEALRASVERTKAARKGGGSDAKESGKKSGGKKKAG from the coding sequence ATGAGGAGCATCTGGAAGGGCGCCGTGACCTTCGGCCTGGTGAACGTGCCGGTCAAGGTGTATTCGGCCACCGAGGACCACGACGTCTCGCTGCACCAGGTGCACGACGAGGACGGCGGCCGCATCCGGTACCAGCGCACCTGCGAGGTGTGCGGCCAGACCGTCGCCTATGCCGACATCGACCGGGCGTACGTCGACGACGACGGGCAGACCGTCGTGCTCACCAAGGACGATCTCGCGGCGCTGCCGGCGGAGAAGAGCCGTGAGATCGACGTGGTCGAGTTCGTGCCGAGCGACCAGATCGACCTGCTCACCCTCGACCGGCCGTACTACCTCGAACCCGACTCGAAGTCGCCCAAGGCGTACGTGCTGCTGCGCAAGACGCTCGAGCAGACCGACCGCACGGCGATCGTGCGGTTCACGCTGCGGCAGAAGACGCGCCTGGCAGCCCTGCGGGTGCGCGGAGACGTGCTCGTGCTGCAGACGCTGCTGTGGGCCGACGAGGTGCGCGAGGCCGCCTTCCCGGCGCTGGACGAGGATGTGAAGGTCAGCGCCAAGGAGCTCGAGCTGTCGGCGTCGCTCGTCGAGAGCTACTCCAGCGACTTCGACCCCGAGGAGTACATCGACGAGTACCAGAAGGAGCTGCGCACGCTCATCGAGGCGAAGATCGAGGCCGGCGAGACCTTCGACGTCGCCGAGACCTTCGCCGAGGAGGGTGAGGGTGCAGGCGGCGAGGTCATCGACCTGATGGAGGCGCTGCGCGCCAGCGTCGAGCGCACGAAGGCTGCGCGCAAGGGCGGCGGCTCCGATGCGAAGGAGTCCGGGAAGAAGTCGGGCGGCAAGAAGAAGGCCGGCTGA